GGTCAGCCAATGCATGGAACATATAAAGATATTTGAAACTGAGTCTACTCCTTCAGTCTTATTGAGAGAAACAGAAGAGGAAACGAAGTTTCTTACCTTCCTCAGCATCAAAGTACAGCATACAATCATTAAAGGATTATGAATACCCtttgataattataatagtGTGAATACCTGTAATCATGATTGTGCAAGGGTAGTTTACTACAGCTTTCGGCACTGTGACTATAGCCAACTAAGAGAGAGGGGTATGTACATAATGAATCGTTTTGGACATTGAAACACTTCACAAAAGCAACCATTGTCTTCGCTCTGCTTAAATGTAAACGCACGACATTACTTTAATTATCTTCGGAGGGTGCTCAACTTTCATGACTTGCTCAGATattattaaaacaaataaaaaacaaacacaatctTGTGTACATGAAGAGCGCTGTCAGTCTATACACCCCATCTCATACTTACGCGTAGTGGGGACATGTCCTTTAATCGTCTGCAACTACTAATATCAAGCTTGAAGTCCGACCATTGTACGGAGTACCACTTTCTGCTCTCATCTTTACTGATCGTAGTTGTCTGCACAGTGGGTGGTGATTCTTCTGAAACAGACAACAGAATAGAGATTTTATTGTAAAGCGCGAGATGTTTGCATTTGTTAGAGGGTCTGTCCAAAAATTATTATGCAAACATGCCATATCAGAAGTGGTTGTTTATAATGTCGATTGTATCAATACGATCATTCAAAGGGCCAAGAATGTTACAAACGTCCTAGTTTATTTGATTTCACCGTCTTTACGAcgaaaaaatcaaacaatcaaataaTCAAACATGGAAACATGAAACGACACCTTCTTGCGGTACGTAGTCCTGATCGCGTTTTTGCCGAAACCTTCCAACAAGGAAAACCAAGATTATTACAGCAGGTGGTATACCAATGACAAGTCCGATGATGAGACCGAAATTATCACGTTTTCCTGAAATTTGATAAAGACACAGCAAAATCGCGTTATTCAGTCATTACAAGAGTGAGAAGGCGTAAAATAGTATCTCGATAATTTTACAGCATCACCACATTTTGCATAGTGCCTGAAAACATAGTTGACTGTAATTGTAAAACTGTTCTACACAAAAGTACATGTTACTGGCCCTTGCCTTTACTAAACGAAATTCATTTACGATTTTGAACGTGTGTTTGTTATAATATAATAGACTTAAATTATATGATTGTGTGGTCAGGGAATTATAATACTCAAAACTGCCCACACCCCCGTGACAAATCAGATGTAAAACATTTGTTTATATTTCCATAACAAAATTTATAGTAGTGACGCCAGAAGCTATGTTATGACTCTTTGATATTGAGAAACACAAAATGGACAATTTTTACAAACCTGACATAGGCAAAAGAGTGATTTCTGCGGTCGACGTTCCATTGACCGCGTCACCGGTAGCTATGCACAGGAAGGTTTGCTCTGTCCCGTGATTGGCTGAAACATTGATTTTCTCGAACCTCGCATATGTGTCGTCAGAGAGTGTTGTCTGTAGCGAAGCCACGGATTGTAGTCTATCTCCAGACTCATCGGTCCAAATCATAGAAATGTCAGGCTTGAATCCACTCACGACACACGTAATTGCAATGGAAGTAGCGTTGGAGGGAGTTTGGTACATACATCGGTTTTGACTGGACTGACTCTTATTGACGCATTCCTCGATTATATGGCTTGATGCCATCGCTAGGGAAACGAGAAATTCATAACAGACACACAGTTTATTGAAcaattatatgaagagtttgtttgcaaaaaccgataagtccatatttgaagacgttgaagtacggtctctgccatgaagtacaaaataataccttttaaatgatatattggtcactacatataaaggtacatttttgaaattatggtcaaaagaagcaaaaattttctcattattctctttgtttttcttgacctttaatcgcaaatatctccatttgacaaatatggacttatcggtttttgcaaacaaactcttcatatacatatatattttattcatattacATTGTCTGATATATTTCTTACCAAGTAAATATTTCAGGCAGTTTCCAAATCTGTTTCGTGGAAAGACAgttataccgggtgtcccccaaaaaaagcggaacggtagattttcagtaccttgcggtctaaaagttatatatcttttgacatcattagaaaaagCATCTTCCGCAAAAGACTATGATACCAAAATAATTCAATTtagttcagtactttttattgtacgccaatttctgaaaatgcagtcattgtcaaatttcgccggatttttgcgacttatgagataataatttgagtgcgacacgcgatccatacggtgaatattgtgtaagctcggtgatccatgtcaacaaaagatacagctttcacattgggcacgggccaggaaaaacagagtgtgtgtgtgtgtgtgtgtgtgcgcgcgcgcgcgcgctcccaatatgaaagcgttatcctttgttgacatggatcagcGAGCTTACACgattcaccgtatggaacggGTGTCGCACCCAAatcattatctcataagtcgcgaaaaattgaaaatgactgcatttgcagaaattgacgtagaataaaaagtgctcgaccaaatttaatgattttggtgtcatagtcttctgcggaagatgctctttctaatgatgtcaaaaaatatatcacttttagaacgcaaggtaatGAAAATCCAcggttccgcttttttttttttttttggggggggggacacccggtataacTGCGTTATGGTTTGGTATTTTACAAATACGGCtagaatgtgaaaaaaaacaacctatTTACATTTATGTAGTAATCCATATTTCATGTCTTGACCTTCTAAGCTACTTAGCTTTCATGCTTGCAAAATTCCATTGCTGTTTCTGCCATCTTCTTAAAAGAGTTATGACTATGAAGTTTCCGTCTTATATTGGCTTTAAGTATCTCGTGATATTGGTCAATGAAGGCTCTATGCACGTTTCAACTGTGATGTTGTATTTCATAGTATACGTAGGCTGCAACACTCTCGTGTATACTGAGTATACAGGCGTAACATCTCAAACAATATCATAACtcatcagtggcggatccacaGGCGCACGCCCCCGTTAATTttcgtaaaaaacaaagaaaataaaaaggaaaaactgaaatgaaacccggaagaggcaccagaaatattagtcacgccccccccccccctttacagaattcctggatccgcccctgctcaTAACTCTTGCCAAGGAAAACTATTGCACGGTGGCACTGATAGCTTTTGTGAGCAAACACATTCCTCCTTTGCAGACCTGAGGATATTGAATCAGAATTGAACTTATAAACAATAGTAATAACattaaaattgttgaaatttatCACCTGCCAGAAACAACGAAGTAGCTTAAcactttcatttatttcattcatttattttttcaactCCAATagaacttgtaaatacattttttcacacataaaacataagtacatatgtgacccgctacaacaaaatgatcctaaagtcgggagaggtcgattattttaaaattgcatgacacaattccctaatctttctgcttgaAATTAATATATATcacacattttatgaaaataatcggctgcggagatatcgatgtttaaaagagatcatgtcgagacgtctgggaacttcacgcttcggttagcgcaagcagcaaactgaccaatgacatgactctggtcgttgttaggggcggagcctatctgtggcgctcaatccaaatgttcgaaccagtttctgctccgttgaaacgccaaaaaacatggcccagaaaaatgctattttttggtctttcctttcatcattttgcttcaaaatttcgacagacaatagaagacatgtcagactctaataatatgtcaaatttagaaaatcgtaagttttgaccaattttgatgctctgacttcaaactcgattttcacggcttcgaccgtgcgcgactttaggaccattttgttgtagcgggtcacatatatgtgtcaacaatgacaaaatatgaaaaattatatctatgaaaaaaaaaatgataaggtggaaaaaaaaaacacaaaccatTTTGAAGTGTAGAAAATGCAGGAGATGggggaggaatgctgaagaagcaatgcttgtagggtgcattccccccgAACATAGTAAAACACATATACATAAGATATCTTTGAtcttttacttttgtacacCAAATTCAATTTACAAAAAGAATTACACAAATTACGAATAAGAACCTAACTAGCCCTTCTAGACACTAGAAACTAGACACTCAGACAAATCTTAACACTACGTCGCTGTCATGCAGTAAAGAGAACGAGAAATAATAGGCAGagagatgatgaagaagaagagataataTGGTTGGAgaatagaagaaagaaagaactatATCGATTGAGAAgacaaaaagtgaagagtgaacGGAACCGCTAAGCCATACGAATAATATGaaagacaaaatgaatattCCAGCAATTCTGCAATCTGTAACAGGGAGCAGTACAATTTCTGGCATATGCATTCATTTTACGGACAAGTAAAATGGACATCCTGCAACCATTACTATTTACTTCTTTAGTTGTCTCTTCCACTGACTGTTGCTTTGATTTCATCAAATTCGTTCATAAGTTAATGCAAACCAATTATAAAAAACCATATCCTCCACATCATGATGATACAAAAAATCACTTACAGTTAACCTTCAAATGGACAGAATTTTCTATATTATCGAAATTCTTCAGAAGCACGCGACAAACGTAATGGCCCTCATCTGCAATCTTCAAGTCGGTGATGGAAAGGCTGAAATTCTTGTCAAATTCGAATCCCTCCTCCAAGCTCTCAAAAGTCCCATTGCTAAATTCAGCCTTGGGAGCCGGCTGATAAAAGATGCTCTCCTTGACCCAGGCCACATCTTCAGGCTCCCCTTGGAAGTGGCATGGCAGTCGGATGTCTTCTCCTTTCCATCCCTGAACGGTGGAGACAGTGTTGACCACTGAAACGAAACGATGGAGATTTTGAGTATTATTAAGTGTCTTAATCTCCTCACGCGAGTTCTATTGTTTCTTGAATAGAGAAGCTACAAAATGAAGAATCTGAAGTTATTGCCATGAAATTTATACCAAATTCAGTGAAGTGGCCAGTTACTGGTTTAGCgatatttcagttcaattcagtttatttttttttcgtatttcaCAATAGAATAACgtacagtcagaccattaagttatgttactcccgcacgcactgcgcacggggctgcttcgtgcggctgcgtgcggtTTCGCACGGGTGCGTGCGGCTCCGTGCCATTTCGTACGGCCTCGTGCGGGTGCGTGCGCTTCTGTACGCCCCCGTGCGACCCCGTGCGACCTCGTGCGCCTTCGTGCGGCTTCGTGCCAGTcagtgcgcctccgtgcggctgcgtgccaccGTCGAGTGCGGACCATCTGGCACGGTACCGTGCGAGATGTTGGCACGGTACCGTGCGTGGTGttggcacgctaccgtgcgagtcCGTGCGAATCCAGCATCCTGCTAGTCCCGATACGggactcttatctttttttttcactctctcataCGCCCTCATTGGCGGTAGCGCGAAGTCTTCTCGATCGCGACAGTCCACGCATCGCGTGAGTCCACTAATTGCtgcccccgaaaaaaaaagaaaagaaaaatgatctaCACTTGGTCTCTCCTTATACTACACGCCCTCAACGACGGTATTTCCGTGTGCAATATTGCTAATACCATACACACCATAATAGTACACACCGTATACGAAGGCAGTCCAGGCAGTGGACTAGCATCCTGCGTGCGAATCCATTGGAGGCCGTGCgtgcatgcattgtaaataataatatcccCTTTGAAAGTGTGTGCTCATGACTATGTGTGCACCTGCGTGTCCATGTCTGTGGATCCGCGCCCATGCCTGTGTGCCTGCAAGCGATCGCGAGAAGACGAtacgatgtacacactgtacaatgttcaatgaAAGCCCTCATAAGTGTGTGCAACTGCgtattacatgtaaacactcaTGCCTGTCCAAAATGGACGATTTCCTACATTGCAGAGATCACTGCCAATCTTTCTAAGAATTTGGAGTACCATCaccgtgtgtacatgtatgtctccttgcaaagaaattggaaaaaaatgtgtggttgtatgtgtgtctttatcactcgataacttgaacagtgtagaaataattatggtaataatgacaattaacaacaacaacaacaacagagaaaagctATTGTATTATTACATTAAGGGAAccatttgttgatgatgatgatgatgatgttgatgatgactcAAAAGGTAgtaataaatgtacattgtagatgttccaTATTGTTGTCCCCGcggaacgagttcgagcaggggactatgaaacgggctccgtacgtgtgtgtgtccgtccgtgtgtccgtccgtgtgtgcgtccgtgtgtgatcaaaatgatcaaaatgctactccttcgccatttctaacccgattttgattctgtttgctttataattatgatagcactacatgggagctttgaaacttctatacagaatttcaattatgacctttgaccttgacctttgacctatattgtacattttgcttcaaaatgctactccttcgccatttctaacccgatttcgattccgtttgctttatatgatggcactaggtgagggcttcaaaacttctacacagaattttgacctttgacttctttgacctttgaccttgatttttgacctatattgtacattttgctacaaaatgctactccttcgccatttgtaacccgatttcaattccgtttgctttaagtgatggcactaggtgagggattcaaaacttctacacagaattttgacctttgacttctttgacctttgaccttgattttttacctatattgtacattttgctacaaaatgctactcctctgccatttgtaacccgatttcaattccctttgctttaagtgatggcactaggtgagggcttcaaaacttctacacagaattttgacctttcacttctttgacctttgaccttcatctttttacctatattgtacattttgctactaaatgctacttccggcggggacatatattacgcaccgcgtaatttctacttttccttgttacattatcagtatGGTGTTGTTACTATTagtatttttactatttttgcctcccgttccttccgcaattctctgagtgcctttaatgcccccaaacgagattcttttcgcccgtcgacagagaggcacacaggttggtaatccagctgtgtgaaggcagtcaagcggttcattgtgtccccctttctacggtcaactacatgtgcccgtgaacaatggaaatatcgatcgggtgcgaggtatgaacagagcgtgcgctgatgagctctcagaatcgtttgttctacacaaaaccaggtacctgaaagaggtgactggggtcagcgaacccgcatttctaactgatctcagccttgatcattttatgtacatgttcgtacgagtttacagcagaacaagcaaaaaactaaatcaggaaaaggtacataatactgtaaaacccctttttttaaacagcaggagaacaaatcctgatagaataaactcggatctttttatcaaacccactcTTCTGAGCATTCtaacacaaagaaaaatgaatttaggccactgaagcaggcacccttgtcttcattttgggaacccgtatatcagttgctcccacgggagcggattaaaaaaaaacacacacacacaaacacattcttTGTCCTTTCTGATATTCCCCCAAAGccttgaaatatatgtagagcttacacattgtcgtaagcaggagataaaaaaaaaaaaaaaaaacatcgtcgCTGCAGGATAGGTCGGTATATTAACCCTTTCAGTGCCAATAAGTCAAATGTACACAAATgccacacacaaacctatggagaGGAAATCAATGTGGCATTCAGAGGGTTTACAGTTTCCGTCTCGATTGGTTTGTAATCTTGGAAAAATACTGACAACTACTAGATTGCTAGAAGAGAGCGAAGtcatatgtgtggcgctccgtcggaatgagtcaaaagtcgcaaaaaatggaatcgtagttatgcctaaaaaaatgtgaattctacagactctaagctttacactgatatgtaatacaactcatttcgacatccctacagatcataaaaacgaatattaactacgcttatgatgtcagtccattttctaaataacggagaaaatcgctctcaaagttcaggttatgttcaagctcacaacctgtttctttcacgggacgaaacaatacaacagtcctgcttagcgacggcgtttacgctccatcgcacgcacaaccgtataaggcgatagcttgggtgtgtaagataattaaccaatcgcaggacagatctatcattaacgattctgaccaatacggtaGTCCtaatgtaaacttcggtgcgtttgtgtccgtgccgctgccgccgcatgaatgagtcggtacgcgttgtgtgtcggctgcggtgtagtttgccgcaagtttttaactcgcaaacaataggaaacagtagaaagaaaaaaggcaggcaatgcgtattacgaaaAGCATCTATAGCGAgagcgttgatcgcttccattctcctcccatgttgttgtcaatggaaactatagaggatgcgtttagcaagtaccaatacctaaatcgaacctgagaacctattgtaggcgggcacaCAATGCGTcctacgagaagcgtcttttagcgagggcgttgatcgcttccattctcctcccatgtagttgttgtcaatggaaactaaagaggatgcgtttagcaagtttCAATACCtagatagaacctgagaacccattgtaggcgggggttcaaaatgaagttaattaacgatagtcgtcttttgaaatcgtattctttgcgtgtactaaaaaccctcaaattacgcacatggtcgtaatgttgcagaacataaaaaagactgctttcgcgtctgttctgctgcagctgtatacctccgtaacattctgaattcccgccattttaggcacatttcctttataggcgttgcgtccacagtaattatcgcttatcaagcttgccaatgctgcacatactatacgtatcagaagcaaaggttgatgtaggcctgacagcttcacgttgggtttataattatgactgtatcatgaatatacttcttattctcggtcacttttgtaataccatagcatataaagaagcgttaacttgtagcttaagcttatttgttttccctcacatttacagttacaatctttctgcatttgtgaagttgagtatagataattatactgacatATATTCTGAATTAATACTTTACGGAGGCCTTActcatttcgttttgtattcacaaaccttgctaaaataaatgattgcttgattactttcgctAAAGGAAACACCGGAAAGGGAACcgcatttaatgtgtgtgtgtttgtttgttgtttttttaacgaacctaagctaatagcgaaccatatttcattgtgtgattaacgaaccttcagaataatcaattgaatccccccccccctaaaaaaaaacccacacaaacaaacaaacaaacaaacatttcaatgtcatgcgttgtcaatagtgataaaaggcccgtttttatttagtattgtgtctcagtactcctgtgtttatttttaaggatgtgcctctcctTATGATTGCTATTGATGTTCAGCTATTTCTTTCCCGCTAGCTTGAAAAGGAagcagctaaaattcaggcaaggagacgagtttgtttttttttttttccatgagatacaatcattaagacacacaGTACGTtttattcccgaaagttgtgtgattgcttatgcgctGAAGAATTGTGCCCATTTagtatcaggca
Above is a window of Diadema setosum chromosome 4, eeDiaSeto1, whole genome shotgun sequence DNA encoding:
- the LOC140227091 gene encoding uncharacterized protein, producing MASSHIIEECVNKSQSSQNRCMYQTPSNATSIAITCVVSGFKPDISMIWTDESGDRLQSVASLQTTLSDDTYARFEKINVSANHGTEQTFLCIATGDAVNGTSTAEITLLPMSGKRDNFGLIIGLVIGIPPAVIILVFLVGRFRQKRDQDYVPQEVSEESPPTVQTTTISKDESRKWYSVQWSDFKLDISSCRRLKDMSPLRVSMRWGV